One window of Bacillus alkalicellulosilyticus genomic DNA carries:
- a CDS encoding putative zinc-binding protein yields the protein MTKTKFPLVYSCSGCSSAAQTANQIAIKMDREKVAEMSCIAGVGGDVKPLVKVAQSGRPIIAIDGCPLACSKSCLARHDVEPTYYFDLSGFSVPKRKGEDPNPVLLESAYQKIVESMG from the coding sequence ATGACAAAAACAAAGTTTCCACTTGTATATTCTTGCTCAGGGTGTTCCTCAGCAGCCCAAACCGCCAATCAAATTGCGATAAAGATGGACCGTGAGAAGGTCGCGGAAATGTCATGCATCGCAGGAGTCGGGGGTGATGTCAAACCGCTTGTTAAGGTAGCTCAATCAGGTCGTCCGATAATCGCCATTGATGGATGTCCACTCGCTTGTAGCAAAAGCTGCTTAGCAAGGCACGATGTGGAGCCAACTTATTACTTTGATTTATCAGGTTTTTCAGTGCCGAAACGAAAAGGTGAAGACCCAAATCCAGTATTACTCGAAAGTGCCTATCAAAAAATAGTAGAGTCTATGGGTTGA
- a CDS encoding DUF2500 domain-containing protein yields MADPFAQGDMMFQIVPVFIGIVAVVVIGTILYSVFSAMKQYQKNEQSPKLSVPAIIKTKRTDFRRSTSTDMNHHQENQHFPSSTTSTHTRYFVTFEFESGDRSEFNVTGNEYGMLSEGDIGMLTFQGTRYLGFERKKHIG; encoded by the coding sequence ATGGCAGATCCATTTGCACAAGGAGACATGATGTTTCAGATTGTCCCAGTTTTTATCGGCATCGTAGCAGTCGTTGTTATTGGTACTATTCTATATTCTGTATTTAGCGCAATGAAACAATATCAAAAAAACGAGCAGTCTCCTAAACTGAGCGTACCGGCTATCATTAAAACGAAACGAACGGATTTCAGAAGAAGTACTAGCACAGATATGAATCACCATCAAGAGAATCAACACTTCCCATCCTCGACAACAAGTACGCATACGAGATACTTTGTAACCTTTGAGTTTGAGAGTGGCGACCGTTCAGAGTTTAATGTAACTGGTAACGAGTATGGAATGTTATCAGAAGGAGATATAGGCATGTTAACATTTCAAGG